From a region of the Hemibagrus wyckioides isolate EC202008001 linkage group LG06, SWU_Hwy_1.0, whole genome shotgun sequence genome:
- the parp14rs3 gene encoding protein mono-ADP-ribosyltransferase PARP14 isoform X1 yields MEEKTLVLEGLPGDFELVRYKLELYFKNKRKSGGEVVQIKEHPEDKRKALLIYLLETDLNNVLKQEVHKIDFKSQGVVELAVKSLNVKKEKVKPPLLPRPTTENLEHVKTAQATNVQAGAKVQKENEEDSKTKDLLIRCMESVDKDILTVYFEQFTDKAEITKQGKNKWILKVASHSDVLTILSQKKHDFDLTVELYKEAVSAEQWDPRRFILSGFEDSCKCKLISMFIGSCSQKAAHTWEVIDDERIVVTFNEDIDSKSFLEKCAAKNLKSMKIEASHLEFTDSVLVQGDMSKISEDTLTLYFSNKRSGGADIKSLIWVNKQKSVVISFQDFHTAQEVVKLKHRLCGTDLTTSLFYSSLQKALTGDTPTCPNIATNTIIPVNEVLRNFIEKKQKCKNDFEIRLKEVHANVIFDKTTSPGEIALEMAVEKESLAAVRLGATWESKAQREAQAFLSRYSTDELPVEVEIWKRVQGDCLGFVSSDAEVTYMESKSKIAVVGLKPDVTTLFDKIRNVVKNATSELELERNTFEKVIQFDSRQALELVEKCVFQNVKLQNVTLTKNFTNLTFRLQGLRDCVGTAERVIKQSQENVIFQQLNLSDHMVQFLKSLDLKKFEQNHFVPSNIPALFLNNGELLGIVAEKGRIGAAEVKVKEILQEEFIQLTPDVGTVIKSEDWVNFSNKIKVELSDNSQNVNIIQSETQIVICGFAQVVENLSKKVKDYLKKKTPATEFISLKSLQEVGFVDSCMKLSEIPEVRNLGISIRTFRTMNSPCMKVTASKEKIQDVVAVIKKHISTICTEKQTYSKAGESKVIHKHEANIQAKAKDWGCKAYISTHKTGPSKRYTHQVNSNITLTVTEGDLQHFPADALICPMSSKLAFDNPVAQRFLQVAGSDIQAVCNKLQKERQTLLAGDVVLSDPGNLNANSLIYTVLPQSGQQFTLSSHYLKSAILSSFQKAESRNDTSVAMPAIGCQTFGFSVKESCMAIREAVLQFSNDQQNSPKNIKNIFIVDSDMKILEEFNNIIAQLEFSNVKASATPTNTTSQNQTKSQTLKQPSNTEVTVHGVLVSLKKGDITKETVDVIVNSNNKALDLDTGVSGAILKAAGQSVVDECKKHGKQKENGVVLTSGGKLSCKHIAQMVGPNNAADITSSVKNVLKLCETTKAATIAIPAIGTGRGGIGANDSIKAILAGVESHLSQSTSSSLQKITVVSFEQNIFYAYCNYFRERNSTTAPTNVPANKVKIAGVWIEIKKGNITNESVRGIVNTTNNQMNLTGGVSGTIFSAAGPSVQQECQKHGPLQSDTVAVTSAGNLQCDFIIHMMGPHSTAEARLRVMKVLERCEEKQISTISFPAVGTGGGGVNRMDAMTAMLQGFHDHLSQRSSTVLKLIYVVVDRDEVLTEFQKGLNQWASNSQQNIDVTKESKDEDEDEGEYYYGSDEESFSSEEEDVCSGNIKEAIIGPIKVKVLCGDITKDTTDAIVSSTNTTLNLGSGVSGAILKAAGQTVVDECKKLGVQPSDGVVLTTAGNLPFKHIVHMVGQTEEKEITNCMFKVLKKCEENKIQSVSFPALGTGAGNLAAATVANAMMDAVANFSMNTPAFLKTVHIVIFQHTMVSDFEDAMMKFKRISRKPSPATIPKPTQTRMSNTTKLSYCLAAETAAVTFPVTNVELYGTSSTEIAKVKKFLDDLVSEECTSMDVQSELIANLPEVNKKAIVEFSQTNEVRVQVVAKDKLIVSGKKDDVLDTVLNINKFVQAARDREIREGEERRLSKTLHWDVAKGETWQPLNSSISYELELAFHKKKDKYTYQVKGETFTMDFKEMKQVNSKGKTCKVKRTLLADSDTAVIQPPPTWSKMDGNDLETVVLSPTSEEYKKIERDFLQSSQHKDIPPLKVMQIRRIQSQSQWQRYCVLKQAVDKKYPNQKNEQFLYHGTTIDICQKINKNGFNRSFCGRNAVVHGDGTYFAKEAWYSCYDQYSNPDHNGLKYIYRARVVTGSPCKSQRGMKEPDPLNPKDPRAGLHDCAVDNLQNPFIFVVFCDAGAYPDYLISFKNTL; encoded by the exons ATGGAGGAGAAAACCTTGGTTCTTGAGGGTCTACCAGGGGATTTTGAGCTGGTGAGATATAAACTAGAGCTTTACTTCAAAAACAAGAGGAAATCTGGTGGAGAGGTCGTGCAGATTAAAGAGCATCCCGAGGACAAAAGGAAAGCCCTGCTCATCTACCTCCTAGAAACAG atttaaacaaTGTCCTTAAACAAGAAGTGCATAAAATCGATTTCAAATCCCAGGGAGTTGTTGAACTCGCAGTGAAATCTTTGAATGTCAAGAAGGAAAAGGTTAAACCACCTCTTTTGCCAAGACCCACGACAGAAAATCTTGAACATGTCAAAACTGCACAAGCCACAAATGTACAG GCTGGTGCTAAAGTTCAAAAAG AAAATGAAGAGGACTCAAAAACCAAGGATCTGCTTATCAGATGCATGGAGTCGGTTGATAAAGATATTCTTACAGTATACTTTGAACAATTTACAGACAAAGCTGAAATTACAAAACAAGGGAAAAACAAATGGATCCTCAAAGTAGCCAGTCATTCAG ATGTATTGACAATTCTAAGTCAGAAGAAACATGATTTCGATCTGACGGTGGAGTTGTATAAAGAAGCAGTTTCAGCAGAGCAGTGGGATCCTCGTCGCTTCATCTTAAGTGGTTTTGAAGACAGCTGCAAGTGTAAATTAATTAGCATGTTCATTGGAAGCTGCAGTCAAAAAGCAGCACACACCTGGGAGGTAATAGATGATGAGAGAATTGTGGTCACCTTCAATGAAGACATCG ATTCAAAATCTTTTCTGGAGAAGTGTGCAGCCAAAAATCTGAAGAGCATGAAGATTGAAGCCTCTCATTTAGAGTTTACAGATTCGGTTCTGGTACAGGGGGATATGAGCAAAATTTCAGAGGATACTCTTACCCTCTACTTCAGCAACAAAAGGAGTGGTGGAGCTGATATCAAGTCTTTAATTTGGGTCAACAAACAAAAGAGTGTGGTCATATCCTTTCAAGATTTTCATA CTGCACAAGAAGTGGTGAAACTGAAACATCGTCTTTGTGGCACAGACCTTACCACTTCGCTTTTCTACTCAAGTCTTCAGAAGGCTTTGACAGGAGACACACCTACATGTCCCAATATAGCAACAAATACAATTATTCCTGTCAACGAGGTACTCCGCaatttcattgaaaaaaaacaaaagtgcaaAAACGATTTTGAGATTCGATTAAAGGAAGTTCATGCTAATGTTATTTTTGACAAGACCACGTCCCCTGGAGAGATTGCACTAGAGATGGCTGTGGAAAAAGAGTCTTTAGCTGCAGTTCGACTAGGAGCAACTTGGGAAAGTAAAGCCCAAAGAGAAGCACAAGCCTTTCTTAGCAGGTACAGCACTGATGAGTTGCCAGTTGAGGTTGAGATCTGGAAAAGGGTACAGGGTGATTGCCTTGGATTTGTCAGTTCTGATGCGGAGGTCACTTACATGGAATCCAAATCCAAAATTGCAGTAGTTGGCCTAAAACCAGACGTCACCACCCTGTTTGACAAGATTAGGAACGTTGTTAAGAACGCAACTTCAGAATTAGAATTGGAAAGGAACACTTTTGAAAAAGTGATTCAGTTTGACTCAAGACAGGCACTAGAGTTAgtagaaaaatgtgtttttcaaaATGTAAAACTTCAAAATGTAACATTAACAAAAAATTTTACTAATCTGACATTTCGCCTCCAAGGTTTGAGGGATTGTGTAGGTACTGCTGAAAGGGTCATCAAGCAATCGCAGGAGAATGTTATCTTTCAACAACTGAACCTCTCAGACCATATGGTTCAGTTCCTGAAGTCACTAGATCTCAAGAAATTTGAGCAAAACCATTTTGTACCAAGTAATATTCCAGCTTTATTTCTGAACAATGGAGAGCTTCTTGGGATCGTTGCAGAGAAAGGACGCATCGGTGCAGCCGAAGTCAAAGTAAAAGAAATCCTTCAAGAAGAGTTTATCCAACTTACACCTGATGTAGGCACAGTAATTAAAAGTGAAGACTGGGTGAACTTTTCAAACAAAATTAAAGTGGAATTAAGTGATAATTCACAGAATGTTAACATCATACAGTCAGAGACCCAGATTGTAATCTGCGGATTTGCTCAAGTGGTGGAAAATCTTTCAAAAAAAGTTAAGGATTATCTGAAGAAAAAGACACCAGCAACTGAATTTATCAGTCTAAAATCTTTGCAGGAAGTGGGGTTTGTTGACTCTTGCATGAAACTGTCCGAAATTCCAGAAGTCAGAAACCTTGGCATAAGCATTCGAACTTTCAGAACAATGAATTCTCCGTGTATGAAGGTTACAGCGTCAAAAGAAAAAATCCAGGACGTAGTAGCTGTTATAAAAAAGCATATATCCACAATTTGCACAGAGAAGCAGACTTATTCTAAAGCAGGAGAATCTAAGGTCATACATAAACACGAAGCCAACATTCAGGCCAAAGCCAAGGATTGGGGTTGCAAGGCTTACATTTCAACTCACAAGACTGGCCCTTCAAAAAGATACACCCACCAAGTAAACAGCAACATTACTTTAACAGTTACAGAAGGGGATCTGCAGCACTTTCCAGCCGATGCTTTGATTTGTCCTATGAGTAGCAAACTAGCTTTTGACAATCCAGTCGCTCAAAGGTTTCTTCAAGTTGCAGGTTCAGATATTCAAGCAGTGTGCAACAAACtccagaaagaaagacaaacttTACTTGCTGGGGACGTGGTCCTGAGTGACCCGGGAAATCTCAATGCCAACAGCCTTATTTATACTGTGTTGCCTCAGAGTGGTCAACAGTTCACTTTGAGCTCTCACTACCTTAAGTCAGCTATTCTCAGTAGCTTCCAGAAAGCAGAATCAAGAAACGATACTTCTGTCGCAATGCCAGCAATAGGGTGTCAAACTTTTGGGTTCTCCGTCAAAGAAAGCTGCATGGCAATCAGAGAAGCGGTACTACAGTTCAGCAATGATCAACAAAATTCCCCAAAGAATATAAAGAACATATTCATTGTAGATTCTGATATGAAGATACTGGAGGAGTTCAACAACATCATTGCTCAGCTG GAATTTTCTAATGTTAAAGCATCTGCAACTCCAACAAACACTACCTctcaaaaccaaacaaaatctCAAACTCTTAAACAACCATCAAACACAGAAG TAACTGTTCATGGAGTGCTAGTGTCTCTCAAAAAAGGAGATATCACCAAAGAAACAGTGGATGTCATTGTTAATTCCAACAACAAAGCTTTGGATCTTGACACAG GCGTGTCTGGTGCAATTTTGAAGGCGGCTGGACAATCAGTTGTGGATGAATGCAAAAAACATG gaaaacagaaagagaatggAGTGGTATTGACAAGCGGAGGTAAACTGTCATGTAAGCACATTGCGCAGATGGTTGGGCCAAATAATGCTGCCGATATTACTTCCTCTGTGAAGAATGTCCTGAAACTGTGTGAAACTACAAAGGCTGCCACAATAGCCATCCCTGCAATTGGCACAG GGAGAGGTGGTATCGGAGCAAATGATTCCATCAAGGCTATTCTGGCAGGAGTGGAAAGCCATTTGTCTCAGTCAACATCTTCTAGCCTTCAAAAAATAACCGTAGTGTCATTTGAGCAGAACATTTTTTACGCCTACTGCAACTATTTCAGAGAGAGGAACAGCACG ACTGCACCTACCAATGTGCCTGCAAATAAAG TCAAAATTGCAGGTGTGTGGATTGAAATAAAGAAGGGAAACATTACCAATGAATCTGTCCGTGGTATTGTCAACACCACTAATAACCAAATGAACTTGACAGGAG GAGTCTCAGGGACCATTTTCAGTGCTGCTGGACCTTCTGTTCAACAGGAGTGTCAAAAACATG GTCCACTTCAGAGTGATACAGTTGCAGTAACCAGTGCTGGAAATCTGCAATGTGATTTCATCATCCACATGATGGGACCCCATTCCACTGCAGAGGCAAGGTTACGGGTAATGAAAGTATTGGAGAGATGTGAAGAGAAGCAGATCAGCACCATTTCCTTCCCTGCGGTTGGCACTG gtggaggtggtgttaaTAGGATGGATGCCATGACTGCTATGTTACAAGGCTTTCATGACCACTTGTCTCAACGTTCCTCTACTGTCCTCAAACTCATTTACGTTGTCGTTGACCGAGATGAAGTTCTGACAGAGTTTCAGAAAGGATTAAATCAATGGGCTTCAAACTCCCAG CAGAACATTGATGTCACTAAAGAAAGcaaggatgaagatgaagatgaaggtgaatATTATTATGGTTCAGATGAAGAGAGTTTTTCTTCTGAAGAGGAAGATGTCTGTAGTG GAAACATCAAAGAAGCAATCATTGGCCCAATCAAAGTTAAAGTGCTTTGCGGCGACATCACAAAAGATACAACGGACGCTATAGTCAGCAGCACCAATACCACCCTTAATCTAGGCTCAG GGGTATCTGGAGCTATCCTTAAAGCAGCCGGACAGACCGTTGTGGATGAGTGCAAAAAATTGG GTGTTCAACCCAGTGATGGCGTGGTCTTGACAACAGCTGGAAACCTTCCATTTAAGCACATCGTCCATATGGTTGGTCAGACCGAGGAGAAAGAGATCACAAACTGCATGTTTAAAGTTCTGAAGAAGTGCGAAGAAAATAAGATTCAATCTGTTTCATTCCCTGCTCTTGGAACTG GAGCAGGAAACCTGGCAGCAGCTACTGTAGCAAATGCCATGATGGATGCAGTGGCAAATTTTTCTATGAACACACcagcatttttaaaaactgtCCATATTGTGATTTTCCAACATACGATGGTGTCAGACTTTGAGGATGCTATGATGAAGTTCAAAAGGATTTCTCGAAAACCTTCTCCAG CAACTATCCCCAAACCAACTCAAACAAGAATGTCAAATACCACCAAGCTAAGCTATTGTCTCGCTGCTGAGACAGCTGCAGTGACTTTCCCAGTCACGAATGTTGAGCTATATGGAACATCATCTACTGAAATTGCCAAGGTCAAAAAGTTCCTGGATGATCTAGTTTCAGAAGAATGTACTAGCATGGATGTTCAGTCAGAACTTATAGCCAACCTTCCCGAAGTCAACAAGAAGGCTATCGTGGAGTTCAGCCAAACCAATGAAGTGCGTGTTCAAGTGGTGGCAAAGGACAAATTGATTGTGTCAGGGAAGAAGGATGATGTTCTAGACACCGTTCTAAACATCAACAAGTTCGTCCAGGCAGCCCGCGACAGGGAAATCCGAGAAGGTGAAGAAAGGAGGCTGAGCAAAACATTGCACTGGGATGTAGCAAAAGGAGAGACTTGGCAGCCACTAAACTCCAGCATTAGCTATGAACTGGAGTTAGCTTTTCACAAGAAAAAGGATAAATATACCTACCAGGTCAAAGGGGAAACATTTACTATGGATTTCAAGGAGATGAAACAGGTAAACTCCAAGGGGAAGACCTGTAAAGTCAAGAGAACCCTACTTGCTGACTCAGACACAG ctgTCATTCAACCTCCACCAACTTGGAGCAAAATGGATGGAAATGATTTGGAAACAGTTGTTTTATCTCCAACTTCAgaagaatacaaaaaaatagagagagactttttACAATCCAGCCAACATAAAGACATACCTCCTCTCAAAGTGATGCAG ATCCGCAGAATTCAGAGTCAGTCACAATGGCAACGGTACTGCGTGTTGAAGCAAGCAGTGGACAAAAAGTACCCCAATCAGAAAAATGAACAGTTCCTCTATCATGGCACGACCATAGACATTTGTCAGAAAATCAACAAGAATGGCTTCAACAGGAGTTTCTGTGGGAGAAATG ctgTCGTTCACGGTGATGGTACGTACTTCGCCAAAGAAGCTTGGTACTCCTGCTATGATCAGTATTCGAACCCTGATCACAACGGACTGAAGTATATCTACAGAGCTAGAGTTGTGACCGGGTCACCATGTAAAAGTCAAAGGGGGATGAAGGAGCCGGACCCTCTGAACCCGAAAGATCCCCGTGCTGGGCTTCATGACTGTGCTGTAGACAATTTGCAAAATCCATTCATCTTCGTGGTGTTCTGTGATGCCGGGGCTTACCCTGACTATCTCATCAGCTTTAAGAATACCTTGTGA